A portion of the Tachysurus vachellii isolate PV-2020 chromosome 14, HZAU_Pvac_v1, whole genome shotgun sequence genome contains these proteins:
- the si:ch73-330k17.3 gene encoding IGFBP domain-containing protein, translating into MGYRALHYFSVVCAAATVVCSVRSTPSPPSTLQALHCPPCERIHCSPRRALRLQCKGGVTTGICGCCPACAKQAGESCGGTWDYLGKCDEGLVCVYQEHAESKPEAERKGICKSVLEVLERDTCRPDCTWEFCQANPNEICSARSVSVEKRECGGFCQHTTCSSCLILRRPVCSQACAQTDHFCLHRFGRCVHSHVEAHRQAVCHQNLQSNSEGFFMCLAPACPDAAE; encoded by the exons ATGGGTTACAGAGCGTTGCACTATTTCAGTGTGGTTTGCGCTGCAGCGACTGTCGTGTGTAGTGTACGGAGCACTCCAAGCCCTCCGAGCACTCTCCAAGCCTTGCACTGTCCACCCTGTGAGCGCATCCACTGTTCGCCACGAAGGGCACTGAGGCTCCAGTGTAAGGGTGGTGTAACTACAGGCATCTGTGGCTGCTGCCCTGCATGTGCAAAACAAGCCGGAGAGAGCTGCGGAGGAACATGGGACTACCTGGGGAAGTGTGATGaaggcttggtgtgtgtgtaccaggagCATGCTGAGAGTAAGCCAGAAGCAGAGCGCAAGGGGATCTGCAAGTCAG TACTGGAAGTCCTTGAAAGAGACACTTGTCGTCCAGACTGTACGTGGGAATTCTGTCAAGCAAACCCCAATGAAATCTGCTCTGCCAG GTCTGTGTCAGTGGAAAAGCGCGAGTGTGGAGGTTTCTGTCAACACACCACCTGCTCCAGCTGTTTGATACTCAGACGTCCAGTGTGTTCTCAGGCTTGTGCTCAAACAGACCATTTCTGCCTGCATCGTTTTGGGAGGTGTGTGCACAGCCACGTGGAGGCGCACAGACAGGCAGTCTGCCACCAAAACCTGCAG AGCAACAGTGAGGGCTTCTTCATGTGTCTGGCTCCTGCTTGTCCAGATGCAGCAGAATAA
- the parp16 gene encoding protein mono-ADP-ribosyltransferase PARP16 encodes MQPPLAPATVRELVRSHLHLDPVAADLRCSLFVAAVQNYKRDSVLRPFPPGYLRGEIKDFEELQRDVSSLPSIRDLVRLGPGDGDHHLALVHWVLSSKSFALKTIQKEEWTRLSQLTQNAGVSSPVPDFLFELEYCEQMNSKFEKTRAGRDLIYAFHGSRLENFHSIIHNGLHCHLNKTSLFGEGTYLTSDLSMAFLYSPHGNGWCDSVLGPVLSCIALCEIIDHPDVKCQVKKKDSENVDRKRLRAKNSEGGDVPEKYFVVTNNELLRVKYLLVYSQKRYRTRHAQGTSWLVRHHFAIMMGLYLLLLIFIGAFNSTSFQSFWHRIFR; translated from the exons ATGCAGCCACCTCTAGCACCAGCCACAGTCAGAGAGCTGGTGCGCTCCCATCTCCATCTTGACCCTGTTGCTGCGGATTTGCGGTGCAGTCTTTTTGTGGCTGCTGTGCAGAACTACAAGCGTGACTCTGTCCTGAGACCATTCCCACCTGGATACCTAAGAGGAGAGATAAAGGATTTTGAAGAGTTG CAAAGAGATGTGAGCTCCTTGCCAAGCATTAGAGACTTGGTCCGATTGGGACCAGGAGATGGAGATCATCATCTGGCACTAGTACACTGGGTACTGTCCTCAAAGAGTTTTGCTTTAAAGACCATCCAGAAAGAAGAG TGGACCAGACTCAGCCAGCTGACACAAAATGCAGGGGTCTCCTCTCCTGTGCCAGACTTCCTCTTTGAGTTGGAATACTGTGAACAGATGAATTCAAAGTTCGAGAAGACACGGGCAGGACGGGACCTTATCTATGCATTCCATGGCAGCCGACTGGAGAACTTCCATTCAATAATTCACAATGGTCTGCATTGCCATTTGAATAAG acctcaTTATTTGGGGAAGGCACTTACCTAACCAGTGACCTTAGTATGGCTTTCCTCTATAGTCCCCATGGAAATGGATGGTGTGACAGTGTCCTTGGGCCAGTACTAAGCTGTATTGCCTTGTGTGAGATCATTGATCATCCAGATGTGAAGTGTCAGGTGAAGAAAAAAG ACTCTGAGAACGTTGATCGCAAGCGTTTGAGGGCAAAGAACAGCGAGGGTGGGGATGTGCCAGAGAAGTACTTTGTGGTGACCAATAATGAGCTGCTGAGAGTAAAGTACCTGCTCGTTTACTCCCAGAAACGTTACAGAACCAG acatGCTCAAGGGACATCGTGGCTGGTCAGACACCATTTTGCCATTATGATGGGTCTCTACCTTCTACTCCTCATATTCATTGGTGCCTTCAATTCTACTAGTTTTCAGTCATTTTGGCATCGAATATTCAGATGA
- the scamp5a gene encoding secretory carrier-associated membrane protein 5, with protein MAAPENNFPPLPRFIPLKPCFYQDFNEIPDQCRTMCKRLYHLWILHSATLAVNLIGCLAWMCGGGGATNFGMAILWLLLFTPCSYVCWFRPIYKAFKTDSSFNFMAFFFVFMAQVVISIIQTVGIPGWGVCGWLATITFFSTNIGSAVVMLIPTIMFTAVAVLSFIALTKVHNLYRGSGGSMSKAQEEWTSGAWKNPHVQQAAQQAAMGAAQGTMQGQQYSAPPTYNYDDPM; from the exons atggcAG CCCCAGAAAACAATTTTCCACCTCTCCCCCGTTTCATTCCTCTGAAGCCATGCTTTTACCAAGACTTCAACGAGATCCCCGATCAATGCCGCACTATGTGCAAGCGCTTGTACCATCTATGGATCT TGCACAGTGCTACCTTGGCGgtgaatctgattggctgtctgGCATGGATGTGTGGTGGGGGCGGGGCCACTAACTTTGGAATGGCTATATTGTGGCTTCTCCTCTTCACCCCTTGCTCTTATGTGTGCTGGTTTCGGCCCATCTACAAAGCTTTTaa gaCTGACAGCTCTTTCAACTTCATGGCATTTTTCTTCGTATTCATGGCTCAGGTTGTGATCAGTATCATCCAGACAGTGGGCATCCCAGGCTGGGGAGTCTG CGGGTGGCTGGCCACCATCACATTCTTTAGCACTAATATCGGCTCTGCTGTGGTGATGCTGATTCCAACTATTATGTTCACAGCTGTTGCTGTACTGTCTTTCATCGCCCTTACCAAG GTCCATAACCTCTACCGTGGCAGTGGAGGGAGCATGAGCAAGGCCCAGGAGGAATGGACATCAGGTGCTTGGAAAAACCCCCATGTACAACAAGCAGCCCAGCAGGCAGCTATGGGTGCAGCCCAGGGGACAATGCAGGGCCAACAGTACTCAGCCCCTCCAACTTACAACTATGACGATCCCATGTAA